In Shouchella patagoniensis, the following are encoded in one genomic region:
- the mfd gene encoding transcription-repair coupling factor: MLGLQHFVGDMREINAVANGIEKGMNEQLLSGLSGSARTVASAALYRKTKKSQLIITHNLYQAQKLYEDLVDLLDEDTVFLYPVNELISAEIAVASPEMKAQRLDLLNKLVGDFSGLVVVPLAGVRRLLPPKALWEESQLTITVGEDIGDLEAFIKTLIMMGYRRSDMVSAPGEMSVRGGIIDLYPLTEENPLRIELFDTDIDSVRYFSLETQRSEGMVQSVVIGPAEEVLLTNAHYSHAAKLLEEQLAVTIKKVSNKQTREKLHERIPFEISQLKQAHTFEGMYKYMSFYYESPQSLLSYMPEDGIVWIDEMSRVKEMSESLQKEEAEWHTAMIEQGDIVHGAEMSLDAFNRLNQAPQMVIYASLFQKQVPSTRPEQIINVPCKSMQNFHGQMNLLTSEINRWLNNAYTVVFIAGTEDRANRLTLNLADEQIDAHIVEAVTDLTPGRVQVYTGHLNTGFEFPDQKLVVITEEEVFAKQARKPKRRQKLTNAERIKSYSELAVGDLIVHTNHGVGKYLGVETLEINGVHKDYLNLRYAGNDKLYVPVEQIDQVQKYVGSEDKDPKIYALGGNDWKKVKKKVQSSVEDIADDLIKLYAEREASVGHRFSTDGPEQADFEGSFPYQETEDQIRAIAEIKEDMEKLRPMDRLLCGDVGYGKTEVAIRAAFKAIMDGKQVAILVPTTILAQQHFETISERFSEFPITVGVLSRFRSRKEQNEVLKGLKAGSVDIVVGTHRLLSKDLHYKDLGLLIVDEEQRFGVTHKEKIKQMKANIDVLTLTATPIPRTLHMSMLGVRDLSIIETPPENRFPVQTYVVEFNPSIVKEAIERELTRGGQVYVLYNRVEDIERMTEQVSTLVPEARVSYAHGQMNERELESIILNFLEGESDVLVTTTIIETGVDIPNVNTLIVSNADKMGLSQLYQIRGRVGRSNRVAYSYFTYQPDKVLSEVAERRLQAIKEFTELGSGFKIAMRDLTIRGAGNLLGSQQHGFIDSVGFDLYSQMLKEAIEERKGEKPKEPPFQTELSINVDAYIPERYIPDAKQKIEMYKRFKGAESIEEIDDLRDELIDRFGEYPKQVDYLFSMTKIKLIADQEKVEKISESKEVVTILLTLETTKRIKAALLVEAAQKLGRGVTVGTQGDQLKLVVKTKNLSDDTILNHVIALLEALKRADNKRKTVSVS; the protein is encoded by the coding sequence ATGTTGGGATTGCAGCATTTTGTTGGCGACATGCGTGAGATAAATGCGGTTGCAAACGGAATAGAAAAAGGAATGAATGAGCAGCTGTTATCTGGTCTGAGCGGTTCTGCAAGGACTGTTGCTAGTGCAGCTTTATATAGAAAGACGAAGAAGAGTCAATTAATCATTACACATAATTTATATCAAGCGCAGAAATTATATGAGGACCTCGTTGATTTACTGGATGAAGATACCGTTTTTTTATATCCTGTCAATGAATTAATATCGGCTGAAATTGCAGTAGCGAGTCCAGAGATGAAGGCGCAACGATTGGATTTGTTAAACAAATTGGTTGGGGATTTTTCAGGTCTTGTTGTCGTACCACTTGCTGGGGTGAGGCGCTTACTTCCACCAAAAGCTTTATGGGAGGAAAGTCAGCTGACAATAACCGTTGGTGAGGATATTGGGGATTTAGAAGCATTTATTAAAACACTTATTATGATGGGATACCGGCGTTCAGACATGGTCTCTGCACCAGGAGAAATGAGTGTGCGAGGCGGAATTATTGATTTGTATCCGCTGACAGAAGAAAACCCTTTACGAATTGAACTGTTTGATACTGATATTGACTCTGTTCGTTATTTTTCATTAGAAACGCAGCGTTCGGAAGGAATGGTTCAGTCAGTTGTAATTGGCCCTGCTGAAGAGGTTTTACTAACAAATGCGCACTACAGTCATGCAGCAAAATTGTTGGAAGAACAGCTTGCAGTTACGATTAAAAAGGTTTCGAATAAACAGACAAGAGAGAAGTTACATGAACGTATCCCGTTTGAGATTTCGCAACTAAAACAAGCTCATACCTTTGAGGGTATGTATAAGTACATGTCATTCTATTATGAAAGTCCTCAATCGTTGCTTTCTTATATGCCAGAAGATGGAATCGTCTGGATTGATGAGATGAGTCGTGTGAAGGAGATGTCGGAGAGTCTACAAAAGGAAGAAGCAGAATGGCATACAGCCATGATTGAGCAAGGCGATATTGTTCATGGTGCAGAGATGTCTTTAGATGCATTTAATAGGCTTAACCAAGCGCCACAAATGGTCATTTACGCATCTCTGTTTCAGAAGCAAGTGCCTTCGACTCGTCCAGAGCAAATTATCAATGTGCCTTGCAAATCAATGCAAAACTTCCATGGGCAAATGAATTTACTCACATCAGAAATTAATCGGTGGCTTAATAATGCATACACGGTTGTATTCATTGCAGGAACAGAGGACAGAGCCAATCGTTTGACATTAAATCTGGCAGATGAACAAATCGATGCCCATATTGTAGAAGCCGTAACGGACTTAACACCTGGTAGAGTTCAAGTTTATACTGGTCATTTAAATACTGGGTTTGAATTTCCTGATCAAAAGCTTGTTGTGATTACGGAAGAAGAAGTATTTGCCAAACAAGCTCGTAAGCCAAAGCGTCGCCAGAAGCTTACGAATGCAGAAAGAATTAAGAGTTATTCCGAGCTCGCTGTAGGTGACTTAATCGTGCATACAAACCACGGGGTAGGTAAGTACCTTGGGGTTGAAACGCTTGAAATTAATGGGGTGCACAAAGATTACTTGAACCTTCGTTATGCCGGGAATGATAAACTTTATGTACCAGTTGAACAAATCGATCAAGTTCAGAAATATGTTGGTTCGGAAGACAAGGATCCTAAAATATATGCTCTTGGTGGTAATGACTGGAAAAAAGTTAAAAAGAAGGTACAATCATCGGTGGAAGACATAGCTGATGATTTAATTAAGCTTTATGCAGAAAGAGAAGCTAGTGTGGGACATCGCTTTTCAACAGATGGGCCAGAACAAGCTGATTTTGAAGGTTCTTTTCCGTATCAAGAGACGGAAGATCAAATTCGTGCGATTGCTGAAATAAAAGAAGATATGGAAAAACTCCGCCCAATGGACCGTTTGCTATGTGGAGATGTTGGTTATGGTAAAACCGAAGTTGCGATTCGTGCTGCATTTAAAGCGATTATGGATGGAAAGCAAGTTGCGATATTAGTACCAACAACAATCCTCGCTCAGCAGCATTTTGAAACTATTTCAGAGCGTTTTTCTGAATTTCCAATAACGGTTGGTGTTTTAAGTCGTTTTCGTTCCAGAAAAGAACAAAACGAAGTATTAAAAGGACTAAAAGCGGGATCGGTGGATATCGTTGTAGGAACACATCGCCTGTTGTCTAAAGACTTGCATTATAAAGATTTAGGACTGTTAATCGTCGATGAAGAACAACGTTTTGGTGTAACACATAAAGAAAAAATCAAGCAGATGAAAGCGAATATCGATGTATTAACGCTCACTGCTACGCCTATCCCACGTACGCTCCATATGTCTATGCTTGGGGTTCGTGATTTATCTATTATTGAAACCCCACCCGAAAATCGTTTTCCGGTGCAAACGTATGTAGTAGAATTTAATCCATCAATTGTAAAAGAAGCAATTGAACGTGAACTGACTCGTGGCGGGCAAGTATATGTGCTTTACAATAGGGTGGAAGACATCGAGCGGATGACTGAACAAGTATCAACGCTTGTTCCTGAAGCTAGAGTCTCCTATGCTCATGGACAAATGAACGAGCGTGAACTTGAATCGATAATTTTGAATTTCCTTGAAGGCGAAAGTGATGTGCTTGTCACGACAACGATTATTGAAACAGGTGTTGATATTCCAAATGTAAACACATTAATCGTGAGCAATGCTGATAAAATGGGTCTTTCCCAGCTTTATCAAATTCGTGGACGGGTAGGTCGTTCAAATCGAGTTGCGTACTCGTATTTTACGTATCAACCAGATAAAGTATTAAGCGAAGTAGCAGAACGTCGACTGCAAGCGATTAAAGAGTTCACGGAGCTTGGTTCAGGGTTTAAGATCGCAATGAGAGACCTAACGATTAGGGGAGCGGGGAATTTACTTGGTTCTCAACAACACGGCTTTATTGATTCCGTAGGTTTTGACTTGTATTCACAAATGTTAAAAGAAGCAATAGAGGAACGAAAAGGAGAAAAGCCAAAAGAACCGCCATTTCAAACGGAATTATCGATTAATGTGGATGCTTATATTCCGGAGCGCTATATCCCTGATGCAAAGCAAAAAATTGAGATGTATAAACGCTTTAAGGGAGCCGAATCGATTGAGGAAATTGATGATTTACGCGATGAATTAATTGATCGATTTGGTGAATACCCGAAGCAAGTAGATTATTTGTTTTCTATGACGAAAATTAAGTTGATTGCCGATCAAGAAAAAGTGGAGAAGATTAGTGAAAGTAAAGAAGTAGTTACCATTCTATTGACGCTAGAAACAACAAAACGAATTAAAGCGGCTTTGCTTGTTGAGGCAGCACAAAAGCTAGGGCGAGGCGTGACAGTTGGCACTCAAGGAGATCAGTTGAAGCTTGTTGTCAAAACAAAAAATCTTTCCGATGATACAATTCTGAACCATGTTATTGCTTTACTTGAAGCTTTAAAGCGTGCGGATAACAAAAGAAAAACCGTTTCCGTTTCATAA
- the spoVT gene encoding stage V sporulation protein T, with amino-acid sequence MKATGIVRRIDDLGRVVIPKEIRRTLRIREGDPLEIFVDRDGEVILKKYSPISELGDFAKEYAEALFDSLNQNVLISDRDTYIAVSGASKKEFANKAVGEAIEAVMADRKSHIEIGSGEYNLVGDHKDDYKGYVAAPIIASGDPIGTVVIFSKSEPLNGKLEQKMAETAAGFLARQMEQ; translated from the coding sequence ATGAAAGCAACTGGAATCGTAAGACGCATTGATGATCTTGGCAGGGTTGTAATACCTAAAGAAATTCGCAGAACGCTGCGGATTCGTGAAGGTGACCCTTTAGAAATCTTTGTTGATCGTGATGGAGAAGTGATTTTAAAAAAATATTCACCAATCTCTGAGCTTGGTGATTTTGCAAAAGAATATGCAGAGGCGCTTTTTGATAGTTTAAATCAAAATGTCCTTATTTCTGATCGAGATACATACATTGCTGTATCAGGTGCTTCTAAAAAGGAATTTGCAAACAAAGCAGTGGGAGAAGCCATTGAAGCAGTAATGGCAGACAGAAAATCTCATATTGAAATTGGATCTGGCGAGTATAACCTTGTTGGGGATCATAAAGATGACTATAAAGGCTATGTTGCTGCCCCCATCATTGCAAGTGGTGATCCGATTGGCACAGTAGTTATTTTTTCGAAAAGTGAGCCGTTGAATGGAAAGCTTGAACAGAAAATGGCAGAAACAGCAGCTGGTTTTTTAGCTAGACAAATGGAGCAATAA
- a CDS encoding undecaprenyldiphospho-muramoylpentapeptide beta-N-acetylglucosaminyltransferase: protein MKKIIFTGGGSAGHVTPNLAIIDQLDKSKWSISYIGSYEGIERELVEKAGIRYFGISSGKLRRYIDKKNVTDMVRIANGFRQARKLLKKEKPDVIFSKGGFVTVPVVAAAYSLRIPVHLHESDLTPGLANRLAKRFAKTFYTSFAETAVHFPSESTMVVGSPIRKSLFQGSRTQGLTLTDFIREKPTLLVMGGSLGAKRINESIRESLDTLLQTYQIIHICGKGQLDSELEGKRGYKQYEYVHDELPHLLQAADLVVTRGGSNAIFEFLALHIPMLIIPLSRAQSRGDQILNAQTFVKNGYARMLEEENLTKESFLKEIHDLYDNRQSYLETMNASEATHAVDKIITSLEQEK, encoded by the coding sequence ATGAAAAAGATTATTTTTACTGGGGGAGGCTCGGCCGGACACGTCACCCCAAACCTTGCCATTATTGATCAATTAGACAAGTCGAAATGGTCAATCTCGTATATAGGTTCCTATGAGGGTATTGAAAGAGAACTTGTTGAAAAAGCAGGAATTCGTTATTTTGGTATATCCAGTGGCAAATTAAGACGTTATATCGATAAAAAAAATGTGACAGATATGGTGCGTATTGCGAATGGTTTCCGGCAAGCACGTAAATTACTAAAAAAAGAAAAACCTGATGTTATATTCTCAAAAGGTGGATTTGTTACAGTACCTGTTGTTGCTGCTGCCTATTCCTTGCGAATTCCTGTCCATTTGCACGAGAGTGACTTAACACCAGGCCTTGCCAATCGCCTAGCTAAGCGTTTTGCAAAAACATTTTATACTTCTTTTGCTGAAACAGCTGTCCATTTCCCTAGTGAATCAACCATGGTTGTTGGTTCGCCAATTCGCAAGTCCTTATTTCAAGGCTCTAGGACACAAGGCCTCACACTTACAGACTTTATCCGTGAAAAACCAACTTTGCTTGTTATGGGTGGTAGCCTTGGGGCGAAACGCATTAACGAATCGATCCGAGAGTCACTTGATACTCTTTTGCAAACATACCAGATCATTCACATTTGCGGGAAAGGTCAACTTGACTCTGAATTAGAAGGAAAGCGTGGCTATAAGCAGTATGAATATGTCCATGATGAACTTCCCCACTTGTTGCAAGCTGCTGACCTTGTAGTAACAAGAGGAGGTTCCAATGCGATTTTCGAATTTCTGGCACTACACATTCCGATGCTTATTATCCCGTTATCCCGTGCACAAAGCCGCGGTGACCAAATCTTAAATGCACAAACGTTTGTTAAAAATGGTTATGCCCGTATGCTTGAAGAGGAAAACCTAACCAAAGAGAGTTTTCTCAAAGAGATCCACGATCTTTATGATAACCGCCAAAGTTATTTAGAGACGATGAATGCTAGTGAAGCAACACATGCAGTTGACAAGATTATCACAAGCCTCGAGCAAGAAAAATAA
- a CDS encoding YIP1 family protein gives MNSSNPWLAIWISPRSVMKDALAHGLHRKAAIILSFLFGALITLWFARTELLILAAEGSIFPLLITVIVGSLTGPILFYGFGFALGHVGSWYGGNGDIEATRKVYVYAFFMPGIIVGLQNLLLFGLALMQVQFLQSSLMEVVITIGSFIVNVASIWLIVIFLIAFAEAQEITIWRSLLIIIAFLGCLTLLYIVVDIVTSFVR, from the coding sequence TTGAATTCATCGAACCCTTGGCTAGCTATATGGATTTCGCCACGATCAGTAATGAAAGATGCTCTTGCACATGGTTTACATAGGAAAGCAGCCATTATTCTGTCGTTTCTTTTTGGCGCACTGATAACCTTATGGTTTGCTCGGACTGAACTTCTAATACTTGCTGCTGAGGGTTCTATTTTCCCTCTACTTATCACTGTCATTGTTGGCTCACTTACAGGGCCCATCCTTTTTTATGGTTTCGGTTTTGCACTCGGACATGTTGGAAGTTGGTATGGTGGGAATGGTGATATCGAGGCGACACGGAAAGTGTATGTCTATGCCTTTTTTATGCCCGGAATAATAGTTGGTTTACAAAACCTCCTATTATTTGGATTAGCATTAATGCAGGTTCAATTTCTCCAAAGTAGTCTAATGGAAGTCGTTATTACCATCGGTTCTTTCATCGTTAATGTTGCAAGCATTTGGTTAATTGTCATTTTCTTAATTGCATTCGCAGAAGCGCAAGAAATTACTATATGGCGTTCGCTTTTGATCATCATTGCTTTTTTAGGTTGCCTAACACTTCTTTATATTGTCGTTGACATTGTCACAAGTTTTGTTAGGTAG
- a CDS encoding putative polysaccharide biosynthesis protein — protein MSKSNHSEVVKGALLLSLAALFAKVLSAVYRIPFQNLAGDYGFYVYQQTYPFYGMAMILALYGFPVVISRQVAEKKALGLNKEAKEIVRNAFVGLILFSTVACLFFILYADTLAAFIGDTDLAPLLRLVGLGFLFIPILSVLRGFGQGEGNMGPTAFSHVGDQLVRVFAILGITYVLVNSFESGAYEIGKGAIYGSLAGSVVGIVVLFTMSLPQNSVKLFHGSLPTIGTLWKTNIDLFKQSIFICLNALVLLIFQAIDVFTVVQFLHGSGMDEQVAYLAKGIYDRGQPLIQIGTILTTTVALALVPLLAKSLAAQQLLNARMFRDVALRISLLIGGGASIGLVVLMDPINHMLFTNQSDTHVLQALAVSILPASIYLSGAAILQGYGRLHVPVYAIVAGLVVKIVGNGLFISLFQSTMGAALATVLAFTVMMVFVLYAMKQMDEVLFVEKKSYFLSMIVLVILGIMTYLLREVLVAFLPVQTRMQSTFIALFVSTIGGVFVVAFVFFSSILTKREWASVPQLLKIKKAIAKNRKRK, from the coding sequence TTGAGTAAAAGCAACCATTCAGAAGTTGTAAAGGGAGCGTTGCTTCTATCACTTGCTGCTTTATTTGCGAAGGTATTAAGTGCTGTATATCGAATACCTTTTCAAAACCTTGCAGGAGACTATGGTTTTTATGTCTATCAACAAACATACCCTTTTTATGGGATGGCTATGATATTAGCTTTATATGGGTTTCCAGTTGTAATTTCTAGGCAAGTTGCCGAAAAAAAAGCTTTAGGGCTAAATAAGGAAGCGAAAGAGATTGTACGTAACGCGTTTGTTGGACTTATTCTTTTTTCAACCGTTGCGTGTTTATTTTTTATATTATATGCAGACACACTTGCAGCCTTCATTGGAGATACTGATCTTGCTCCTCTCCTGCGTCTAGTAGGTCTGGGATTTTTATTTATTCCGATACTAAGTGTACTTCGAGGATTTGGACAAGGTGAAGGGAATATGGGACCAACAGCATTTTCCCATGTGGGCGATCAACTCGTGAGGGTATTCGCTATTTTAGGAATTACGTATGTGTTAGTAAACTCTTTTGAAAGCGGAGCCTATGAAATCGGTAAAGGAGCTATTTATGGTTCGTTAGCAGGTAGCGTGGTGGGAATTGTTGTATTGTTTACGATGTCGTTACCTCAAAATAGCGTGAAACTTTTTCACGGTTCACTGCCTACGATCGGAACGTTATGGAAGACTAATATAGATTTATTTAAACAAAGTATCTTTATTTGCCTTAATGCACTAGTGTTATTAATATTTCAAGCTATTGATGTGTTTACGGTTGTGCAATTTTTGCACGGGAGTGGAATGGACGAACAAGTGGCTTACCTTGCAAAGGGAATATACGATCGGGGTCAACCTTTAATTCAAATAGGAACGATTTTAACAACGACTGTCGCGTTGGCATTGGTCCCGCTTCTAGCTAAATCGTTAGCGGCGCAACAGCTATTAAATGCAAGGATGTTCCGAGATGTTGCCTTAAGAATATCGTTACTAATTGGAGGTGGGGCTTCAATTGGTCTTGTTGTATTAATGGATCCGATAAACCATATGTTATTTACAAATCAATCAGATACCCATGTGCTGCAAGCCCTAGCTGTATCGATTCTTCCTGCATCTATTTATTTATCGGGCGCCGCGATTTTGCAGGGGTATGGACGCTTGCATGTTCCAGTTTATGCGATTGTTGCCGGACTGGTTGTGAAAATTGTTGGGAATGGGTTATTCATCTCTCTATTTCAATCAACAATGGGTGCCGCTTTAGCAACAGTGTTAGCATTTACAGTAATGATGGTCTTTGTGTTATATGCAATGAAACAAATGGATGAAGTGTTATTTGTAGAAAAGAAATCATACTTTTTATCTATGATCGTGTTGGTTATTCTCGGCATCATGACTTATTTGTTACGTGAAGTGTTAGTAGCTTTCCTTCCCGTACAGACTAGAATGCAGAGCACGTTCATCGCTTTATTTGTGTCAACGATAGGAGGCGTGTTTGTTGTTGCCTTTGTGTTTTTCTCAAGTATCCTAACGAAACGAGAGTGGGCAAGCGTGCCTCAATTATTGAAGATAAAAAAAGCGATAGCTAAAAATAGGAAACGAAAATAG
- the mazG gene encoding nucleoside triphosphate pyrophosphohydrolase, producing MGVLTVVGLGAGDLSQLPLGIYRAIKDTEVFYVRTAEHPVLQELAREGVSFQSFDHIYESYDRFEDVYDAIASALIKEATTKDVFYAVPGHPFVAEKTVQLLQERAEAAGIEMSVLGGASFLDQMYTALGIDPIEGCQIVDGTSLWANELQIRHHLIIVQVYDALIASEVKLSLMEKLPDDYVVAIVTAAGSANEKIQYVQLFELDRYTELNNLTAIYVPPVKEETLLYRDFSFLRDVIARLRGPDGCPWDKKQTHESLKKYLLEETYEVFEAIDEKDDDQLTDELGDVLLQVLLHAQIGEDDGFFSIEDVIEALTTKMIRRHPHVFSDVTVKDELDVIENWKKIKASEETSSDKVQAELSDVTKFSSMLFAAELLQKEAAQFGFEYDKVEDVWDKLYEEIQEFKVEVKNEQTETMEKEFGDVLLAVVSVARFYNLSPEIALHRSLTTFQNRFQFVAKQVNAQGKTIDKCSLEELDQYWEEAKKAENN from the coding sequence ATGGGCGTATTAACAGTCGTCGGATTGGGAGCGGGAGACCTTTCACAGCTCCCACTTGGCATCTATCGAGCAATAAAAGATACGGAGGTGTTCTACGTACGAACTGCAGAGCATCCAGTTTTGCAAGAGCTAGCAAGAGAGGGGGTATCTTTTCAATCATTTGATCATATTTATGAGAGTTATGATCGTTTTGAAGATGTGTACGATGCAATTGCTTCTGCGCTAATTAAAGAAGCTACCACTAAAGATGTTTTCTATGCTGTTCCAGGTCATCCCTTTGTGGCTGAAAAAACGGTGCAGCTGCTGCAAGAGCGTGCAGAAGCTGCTGGAATAGAAATGAGTGTATTGGGTGGTGCGTCTTTCCTTGATCAAATGTACACAGCTCTTGGAATTGATCCGATTGAAGGTTGTCAGATCGTTGATGGAACCTCTCTTTGGGCCAATGAACTTCAAATTAGGCACCATCTAATTATTGTTCAAGTATATGATGCGCTTATTGCTTCAGAAGTCAAATTGAGCTTGATGGAGAAACTGCCAGATGATTATGTCGTAGCGATTGTAACTGCGGCAGGTTCAGCAAATGAAAAGATTCAATATGTCCAGTTGTTTGAACTTGACCGTTATACAGAATTAAATAATCTGACTGCAATTTATGTACCTCCCGTGAAAGAGGAAACATTACTTTACCGTGATTTTTCGTTCTTGCGTGATGTAATAGCAAGACTTCGTGGCCCTGACGGATGTCCGTGGGATAAAAAGCAAACACATGAATCATTAAAAAAATATTTACTTGAAGAAACATACGAAGTATTTGAAGCTATTGATGAAAAAGATGATGATCAATTAACGGATGAACTAGGGGATGTCCTGCTGCAAGTATTGCTGCATGCACAAATCGGCGAAGATGATGGTTTTTTCTCCATTGAAGATGTCATTGAAGCGTTAACGACGAAAATGATTCGACGTCACCCTCATGTGTTTAGTGATGTAACGGTTAAAGATGAATTAGACGTAATTGAAAACTGGAAGAAAATAAAAGCGAGCGAGGAAACTAGTAGTGATAAAGTACAAGCAGAGTTAAGCGACGTTACAAAATTTTCATCGATGCTTTTTGCTGCGGAGTTGTTGCAAAAGGAAGCAGCCCAATTCGGTTTCGAATACGACAAAGTAGAAGATGTTTGGGACAAGTTATATGAAGAGATACAAGAGTTTAAAGTTGAAGTTAAAAACGAACAAACAGAAACAATGGAAAAAGAATTCGGGGATGTATTGCTTGCGGTTGTAAGTGTTGCGCGTTTTTATAACCTGTCCCCAGAAATTGCGTTGCATCGATCACTTACTACGTTTCAAAACAGATTTCAGTTTGTAGCGAAGCAGGTCAATGCACAAGGGAAAACAATCGATAAGTGTAGTCTAGAAGAGCTGGATCAATACTGGGAGGAAGCAAAAAAAGCGGAAAACAATTAG
- a CDS encoding RNA-binding S4 domain-containing protein — translation MRLDKFLKVSRLIKRRTLAKEVSEQGRITVNGQTAKAGTAVKSGDELTIRFGQKLVTVRIDDVRETTRKQEAGEMYTILKEEAI, via the coding sequence ATGCGATTAGACAAATTCTTGAAAGTATCACGTTTAATTAAGAGAAGAACATTGGCAAAAGAAGTGAGTGAGCAAGGTAGAATTACAGTAAATGGCCAAACAGCTAAAGCTGGAACAGCTGTAAAATCAGGTGATGAGCTAACCATTCGATTTGGCCAGAAGTTGGTGACTGTCCGTATTGATGATGTTAGAGAGACAACACGTAAACAAGAAGCAGGAGAAATGTATACAATTCTAAAAGAGGAAGCGATTTAA
- a CDS encoding HAD family hydrolase, translating to MPGFIFDMDGVIIDSEPLHFQVESQLCQQFGIKLSEGELESYVGTRAEDMWSQLKETHRADFNVIEVLEAADKAKMRALKDDGHEPIPGIRELLHSLKEKGYQVGLASSSPRPFIEAVLDALQIQPYFDVVISGEEVEKGKPAPDIYLDAAKKMGSLPDNCTVLEDAAHGVQAGKAAGMKVIGYINPNSGEQNLSEADALIQSIHQLRITADQVLID from the coding sequence ATGCCTGGTTTTATCTTTGATATGGATGGAGTCATAATTGACAGTGAGCCGCTTCATTTCCAAGTTGAATCTCAACTATGTCAACAATTTGGAATTAAATTAAGCGAAGGAGAATTGGAATCATATGTGGGTACAAGGGCAGAAGACATGTGGTCACAGCTTAAAGAAACTCATCGAGCCGACTTTAATGTAATAGAAGTATTAGAAGCGGCGGATAAAGCAAAAATGAGGGCGTTAAAAGATGATGGTCATGAGCCGATTCCAGGTATAAGGGAGTTGCTACATAGCTTGAAAGAAAAAGGATACCAGGTAGGTTTAGCATCTTCATCGCCCCGTCCATTTATTGAGGCCGTCCTAGATGCACTTCAAATTCAACCTTATTTTGATGTAGTTATAAGCGGAGAAGAGGTAGAGAAAGGAAAACCAGCGCCAGATATTTATTTAGATGCTGCAAAGAAAATGGGGAGTCTCCCAGACAATTGTACCGTCCTTGAAGATGCTGCACATGGTGTGCAGGCGGGCAAAGCTGCTGGTATGAAGGTAATTGGTTACATTAATCCTAATTCAGGTGAACAAAACCTTTCTGAGGCAGATGCATTGATTCAATCCATTCACCAGCTCCGCATTACCGCAGATCAGGTTTTAATAGACTAA
- a CDS encoding 2-hydroxyacid dehydrogenase: MNKPHVFLANQVPTDVLSYISTHCEYTLWDSKKPLTKEELKKALKSVDGALLTGHGADADLVKDCNNLKVISTATVGYDRFDPKGLAAHDVLLTHTPYVLDETVADLLFGLILSGTRRIAELHEHVKAGKWSKETSQHSLYGQDVHQKTLGIIGMGRIGEKIVHRAKEGFDMSILYHNRSSRKEVEETYGAKKVELNTLLEESDIVVLMVPLTDETKHLIGQEELAKMKPTALLVNGARGPVVDESALIEALENKEIFGAALDVFEQEPLPNNHPFLNLENVTLTPHIGSATAATREAMAMRAAENLVAGALGKTPQDIVKA; encoded by the coding sequence ATGAACAAACCACATGTATTTTTAGCCAACCAAGTTCCAACTGATGTATTGTCATACATATCAACACATTGTGAGTACACTCTTTGGGACTCCAAAAAACCCTTAACGAAAGAAGAATTGAAAAAAGCTTTAAAATCTGTTGATGGAGCCCTTTTGACTGGTCATGGAGCAGACGCAGACCTTGTTAAAGATTGTAATAACTTAAAAGTCATCAGCACTGCAACAGTAGGCTATGATCGTTTTGACCCTAAAGGACTTGCTGCCCACGATGTTCTATTAACACATACGCCTTATGTTCTTGATGAAACTGTTGCGGACTTGTTATTTGGACTGATCTTATCTGGAACACGCCGAATCGCAGAACTCCACGAGCATGTTAAAGCAGGAAAATGGTCAAAGGAAACTTCACAGCACTCCCTTTACGGACAAGATGTTCACCAAAAAACACTTGGTATAATTGGTATGGGACGCATCGGCGAAAAAATCGTTCATCGCGCAAAAGAAGGATTTGATATGTCCATCCTTTATCATAATCGCTCTTCCCGTAAAGAAGTGGAAGAGACTTACGGGGCCAAAAAAGTAGAATTGAACACACTTCTTGAAGAATCCGATATTGTTGTCTTAATGGTACCACTCACAGATGAAACAAAACATCTAATCGGACAAGAAGAACTTGCGAAAATGAAACCCACGGCTCTGCTTGTAAATGGTGCCCGGGGGCCTGTGGTTGATGAAAGTGCATTAATTGAAGCGCTAGAAAACAAAGAGATCTTCGGTGCTGCTCTTGATGTTTTTGAACAGGAACCATTGCCCAACAATCATCCGTTTCTTAACTTAGAAAACGTAACACTTACCCCCCATATCGGTTCTGCTACTGCAGCGACTCGGGAAGCAATGGCTATGCGAGCAGCCGAAAACCTTGTAGCTGGTGCCCTCGGCAAAACCCCACAAGACATCGTCAAGGCTTAA